One segment of Myxocyprinus asiaticus isolate MX2 ecotype Aquarium Trade chromosome 41, UBuf_Myxa_2, whole genome shotgun sequence DNA contains the following:
- the LOC127431824 gene encoding holocytochrome c-type synthase-like has protein sequence MGASLSGPATTVRAEAAVAAPHFGGVTPPPGCPMHQEPPKSSPLPECPMHKAQMAPAGPVHQDRAYEFVQCPMKAADGAIDTTNMMPPPNQMPAPDQPFPLSVKREQSKIPRSGTEKNWVYPSEQMFWNAMLRKGWRWKDDNLAPVDMSNIIQIHNRNNDQAWQEILKWEALHASECPCGPSLKRFQGKAKEFSPRARIRHWMGYELPYDRHDWIVDRCGKEVRYVIDYYDGDIDKDTYQFSILDVRPATDSLEAVWDRMKVAWWLWTS, from the exons ATGGGAGCTTCATTGTCTGGTCCTGCCACCACCGTTAGGGCAGAGGCTGCAGTGGCAGCTCCACATTTTGGTGGGGTGACCCCACCCCCTGGATGTCCCATGCATCAAGAGCCCCCCAAAA GCTCTCCGCTGCCTGAGTGCCCAATGCATAAGGCTCAGATGGCACCGGCCGGACCAGTGCATCAGGACAGAGCTTACGAGTTTGTCCAGTGTCCCATGAAAGCTGCAGATGGAGCCATCGATACCACAAACATG ATGCCTCCTCCAAACCAGATGCCCGCCCCTGACCAGCCCTTCCCTCTGTCTGTGAAAAGAGAGCAGTCGAAAATCCCTCGATCAGGCACAGAAAAGAACTGGGTCTATCCTTCTGAACAGATGTTTTGGAATGCCATGCTGAGGAAGGG GTGGCGCTGGAAGGACGATAATCTTGCTCCTGTAGACATGTCCAACATAATCCAAATCCACAATCGTAACAACGATCAAGCCTGGCAGGAAATCCTGAAATGGGAAGCACTACATGCCAG CGAATGTCCATGTGGTCCATCTCTTAAAAGATTTCAGGGCAAAGCAAAAGAGTTTTCTCCAAGAGCCAGAATACGACACTGGATGGG ATACGAATTACCTTACGACCGACACGACTGGATCGTAGATCGCTGTGGAAAGGAAGTTCGCTATGTCATCGACTACTACGACGGAGACATTGATAAAGACACCTACCAGTTTTCCATCCTGGATGTGCGTCCGGCCACTGATTCTCTGGAGGCTGTTTGGGATCGGATGAAAGTGGCGTGGTGGCTTTGGACGTCGTAG